From Nitrospira sp., a single genomic window includes:
- a CDS encoding cytochrome c-type biogenesis protein CcmH: MKWLMLIILCVSGSAWAGEARPLTDDPVAEARLKHLAVELRCLVCQNQTLADSSAPLAEDLRREVREMIAKNMSDPEIIEFLVSRYGDFVLYRPPLKATTTLLWLGPFVLMAIGVTALVMTLRRRSRTVVEVSVTDEEHRRVEQLLAEGEKRS, translated from the coding sequence ATGAAATGGTTGATGCTCATCATATTGTGTGTATCCGGGTCGGCGTGGGCTGGGGAAGCCAGGCCATTGACCGATGATCCCGTCGCCGAGGCACGACTCAAGCATCTCGCCGTCGAGCTGCGATGTCTGGTCTGTCAAAATCAAACCTTGGCCGACTCGAGCGCTCCACTGGCAGAAGACCTGCGTCGGGAAGTTCGAGAGATGATCGCCAAGAATATGAGCGACCCGGAGATCATCGAGTTTCTTGTGTCGCGATACGGAGACTTTGTGCTGTATCGACCGCCGTTAAAAGCCACGACCACGCTGCTGTGGCTTGGCCCGTTTGTCTTAATGGCGATCGGGGTGACGGCGCTGGTTATGACGTTGCGGCGCCGGTCACGTACGGTGGTCGAAGTGTCGGTGACGGATGAAGAACATCGACGAGTTGAACAACTCTTGGCAGAAGGAGAGAAACGATCATGA
- the ccmI gene encoding c-type cytochrome biogenesis protein CcmI, producing MTVTFWAIVSAMTVSVLGLIVRPLLKRPTQLTNEQEKTLPVYRQQFAELEQDLTNGLLTDDQYQTARHELERRVLEETGSTETSSMMSGGLVNIRLVALSLVLAIPAASGVLYWTLGNPAAMTHPTASPMSAQGGADNERQMTEGLNAMVEKLKKKLEQNPNDATGLTMLARSYMAMERYADAVPTFEKAIKLNPNNADMLADYADALAVHQGRKLEGKPETLIDKALKVDPNHVKALMLAGTVAYNRKDFVLAVKDWERARANLPPDSEPEFTEQISAAIDDAKRRMGGAPMMAAANAPAASSAMPSDHPPVKKAGASRAITGKVVLGPSLAGKTLPDTLFVFAKDVAGPPMPVSIVRASKNDLPFTFRLDDSTSPMPSRKLSDIDTVVIVARLSKSGQAMPGSGDLEGMSQPIKPGTENITIIIDRERP from the coding sequence ATGACCGTGACATTCTGGGCGATTGTGTCCGCCATGACCGTATCCGTCCTGGGATTAATCGTGCGCCCGTTGTTGAAGCGCCCAACGCAACTGACTAATGAACAGGAAAAAACGTTACCGGTGTATCGACAGCAATTCGCTGAGCTTGAACAAGATCTCACCAACGGGCTGTTGACGGATGACCAGTATCAGACGGCTCGACATGAGCTAGAGCGCCGGGTGTTGGAGGAGACTGGTTCGACCGAAACATCATCGATGATGTCCGGAGGGCTCGTGAATATTCGGCTTGTCGCACTGTCGTTAGTGTTGGCCATTCCGGCAGCCAGTGGCGTGCTCTATTGGACATTGGGCAATCCAGCCGCGATGACGCACCCGACGGCGTCACCGATGTCGGCTCAGGGCGGTGCCGACAATGAGCGCCAAATGACCGAGGGGCTCAATGCGATGGTCGAGAAGCTCAAAAAGAAGCTGGAGCAGAATCCCAATGATGCGACAGGCTTGACCATGCTGGCGCGCTCTTATATGGCCATGGAGCGGTATGCTGATGCCGTTCCGACTTTCGAGAAGGCTATCAAGCTGAATCCCAACAATGCGGATATGCTTGCTGATTATGCCGATGCGCTTGCAGTTCACCAGGGGCGCAAGCTCGAAGGCAAACCGGAGACGTTGATCGACAAGGCTTTGAAGGTTGATCCCAATCACGTGAAGGCTCTGATGCTGGCAGGCACCGTGGCCTATAATCGTAAGGATTTCGTTCTTGCCGTCAAAGATTGGGAACGGGCGCGCGCGAACTTGCCTCCCGATTCCGAACCGGAATTTACCGAGCAAATCTCGGCCGCTATCGACGACGCGAAACGGCGGATGGGTGGTGCTCCAATGATGGCCGCGGCGAATGCTCCTGCGGCTTCATCGGCTATGCCGTCTGATCATCCTCCGGTCAAAAAGGCCGGTGCGTCGCGCGCGATTACAGGAAAAGTGGTGTTGGGGCCGAGCCTGGCCGGCAAAACACTTCCGGATACACTCTTTGTTTTTGCGAAAGATGTGGCCGGTCCACCAATGCCGGTGTCGATCGTGCGGGCATCGAAGAACGATTTACCCTTCACCTTCCGGCTCGATGACTCGACAAGTCCTATGCCATCTCGAAAGCTGTCGGACATCGATACAGTGGTCATCGTGGCCCGATTGTCGAAATCTGGACAAGCAATGCCTGGAAGTGGTGATCTGGAAGGGATGAGTCAGCCGATTAAGCCAGGGACGGAAAACATTACTATCATTATTGACCGAGAGCGCCCGTAG